In the genome of Thermococcus sp., one region contains:
- a CDS encoding complex I subunit 5 family protein, whose amino-acid sequence MLYLTNVALVEFAVLLFLLGSVSPLFRRDFRVSLPFSALGSLFTMAVGIYGIFDGIRGGIFSGIFEARVNVDPLSAFFTFVLGLIGLLSSVYLMDYDMRPKHLTFAVAYNGTLLSALLFLTTESFEKMVLSYELLALFTYALILSTAGRGGGNIPRNYLVLTQAFGVVPLLIAASLVTTVGPTFGVIRANLSALPVSTPFLSILLISPPLVRSGAFPFHVWVPDVYRRVPSPVVPVMISLEAVGVYMAIRLFWFVLPLSTSLGYIVALLGTISVFSTLYSFREIRLKRKFAYHSVMDVGISYFALGSAMALHGSLAGRVLLAGALFHTLYQVVYKSSIFFGLGAIEHYGEEPNVCSLRKLFRGHVMAFLMSISAFSMAGLPPLAAFISKLLVYRGALLSGDTLVLLMLSTVIFLGLFPFASVVQVERLNRELCKREIGAESVPLLLRGVVGTMAMFTVLLAVLPLLVKPFIVPALSEVTGFSFPSLATLFTAGVSTSLVAIIILIGTAYLGLRVGRMPTDMVSELLLIFYNMGEMLTFTKDLLLEWGKRVYITRILPFLRFIPRHELPLVKDYDDVFDYPVRHLDEAMFMPLLRLISRMSWRTAGRTYDMNALMAIFAVVFALLIVLFGVVM is encoded by the coding sequence TTGCTGTATCTTACGAACGTTGCTCTCGTTGAGTTCGCGGTGCTCCTCTTTCTGCTGGGATCGGTGTCACCCCTCTTCAGGAGGGACTTCAGGGTATCCCTGCCTTTCTCTGCCCTGGGGTCCCTGTTCACGATGGCCGTTGGGATCTACGGCATCTTTGATGGAATCCGGGGAGGCATCTTCAGTGGGATCTTCGAGGCTCGGGTTAACGTGGACCCCCTATCCGCCTTCTTTACTTTCGTCCTTGGACTGATAGGTTTACTTTCTTCTGTGTACCTCATGGATTATGATATGAGGCCCAAACATCTGACCTTTGCCGTTGCCTATAACGGAACGCTCCTGTCCGCCCTCCTGTTCCTCACAACAGAAAGCTTTGAGAAGATGGTCCTCTCGTACGAGCTTCTGGCGCTCTTCACCTACGCCCTGATCCTCTCAACAGCTGGGAGGGGGGGTGGAAACATCCCCCGGAACTACCTCGTCCTGACCCAGGCCTTCGGTGTGGTGCCGCTTTTGATCGCCGCTTCTCTTGTAACCACCGTGGGCCCTACCTTCGGGGTTATAAGGGCGAACCTGAGTGCCCTCCCGGTTTCCACCCCTTTTCTCTCCATCCTCCTCATCTCACCCCCGCTTGTCAGGAGCGGGGCCTTTCCCTTCCATGTGTGGGTTCCAGACGTCTACAGAAGGGTTCCCTCCCCGGTGGTTCCAGTCATGATATCCCTTGAGGCCGTTGGGGTTTACATGGCGATCAGATTATTCTGGTTTGTCCTGCCCCTTTCAACATCCCTCGGCTACATTGTTGCCCTCCTCGGTACGATCTCGGTATTCTCTACCCTCTACTCCTTTAGGGAGATAAGGCTCAAGAGGAAGTTCGCATACCACAGCGTTATGGACGTTGGCATCTCCTATTTCGCCCTCGGCTCGGCCATGGCCCTTCACGGTTCCCTGGCCGGGAGGGTCCTTCTGGCTGGTGCCCTCTTTCACACCCTCTACCAGGTCGTGTACAAATCCTCCATCTTCTTTGGCCTCGGCGCCATAGAACACTACGGAGAGGAGCCGAACGTATGCTCCCTTCGGAAGCTTTTCAGGGGGCACGTGATGGCCTTTTTAATGTCGATCTCGGCCTTTTCGATGGCCGGGTTACCCCCACTGGCTGCTTTTATTTCAAAGTTGCTGGTGTACCGGGGGGCACTCCTGTCGGGGGATACGCTCGTTCTCCTGATGCTCTCCACGGTGATCTTCCTCGGACTCTTTCCCTTCGCATCTGTGGTTCAGGTGGAGAGGCTCAACAGGGAGCTTTGCAAACGAGAGATCGGTGCCGAAAGCGTTCCACTCCTGCTCAGGGGAGTTGTGGGCACCATGGCCATGTTCACCGTACTCTTGGCGGTTCTTCCCCTCCTCGTGAAGCCCTTCATAGTGCCCGCCCTCAGCGAGGTTACTGGTTTCTCGTTCCCATCCCTTGCGACCCTCTTCACGGCGGGGGTTTCGACCTCCCTGGTCGCCATCATCATACTGATCGGAACCGCCTACCTTGGGTTGAGGGTTGGGAGGATGCCAACGGACATGGTCTCCGAGCTTCTCCTGATATTCTACAACATGGGAGAAATGCTGACCTTTACTAAGGATCTTCTGCTTGAATGGGGAAAAAGGGTCTACATAACCCGTATTCTTCCCTTCTTAAGGTTCATCCCGCGACACGAGTTGCCACTGGTCAAGGACTACGACGACGTCTTTGATTATCCCGTGAGGCACCTAGACGAGGCGATGTTCATGCCGCTTCTGCGGCTGATATCCCGGATGAGCTGGAGGACCGCGGGAAGAACTTACGACATGAACGCCCTTATGGCGATCTTTGCGGTGGTGTTTGCCCTCCTGATAGTCCTCTTTGGGGTGGTGATGTGA
- a CDS encoding monovalent cation/H+ antiporter complex subunit F, with protein MNVQSVFYTSLYFVAVLYTFAFVLYGIRAIKGPTTADIIMAVDCLSFDMAAFMVILGIYFRSILLASGAIILTLWAYMLDVYYTKYVLYGEVEV; from the coding sequence ATGAACGTCCAGTCGGTGTTTTACACGAGCCTGTACTTTGTGGCCGTTCTCTACACCTTCGCCTTTGTCCTTTACGGTATCCGGGCCATTAAAGGTCCCACAACCGCGGACATCATCATGGCCGTGGACTGCCTCTCCTTTGATATGGCGGCGTTCATGGTAATCCTGGGCATCTACTTCCGGTCCATTCTTCTGGCGAGCGGTGCGATAATCCTCACCCTCTGGGCTTACATGCTGGACGTCTACTACACAAAATACGTTCTGTACGGGGAGGTGGAGGTATGA
- a CDS encoding monovalent cation/H(+) antiporter subunit G: MIGEAVFIAGMVMIFIGAVYDVIASIGMLRFDDFYLRAHAATVGTIGGAVLPIFGAGLVALVSPWLGALRYFLTGIALTTGVLILLTAPTGSHSLVSAVYFGRIGRPPRFIVDHLSEDLPVRKDVEELVREHENLPGEEEVRFVFRRVRR; encoded by the coding sequence ATGATAGGTGAGGCTGTCTTCATTGCGGGCATGGTGATGATCTTCATCGGCGCGGTCTACGACGTCATAGCCTCAATAGGCATGCTCCGCTTTGACGATTTCTACTTGAGGGCCCATGCGGCAACGGTTGGAACCATCGGCGGTGCGGTTCTCCCGATCTTTGGGGCCGGGCTGGTTGCCCTCGTGAGTCCATGGTTGGGTGCCCTGCGGTACTTCCTTACCGGCATAGCATTGACCACGGGGGTTTTAATACTCCTCACCGCCCCAACGGGCTCACATTCTCTCGTTTCGGCTGTTTACTTCGGTAGGATTGGAAGACCGCCAAGGTTCATCGTCGATCACCTGTCGGAGGACCTTCCGGTAAGGAAGGACGTTGAGGAGCTCGTTCGTGAGCACGAGAATCTCCCGGGTGAGGAGGAGGTTAGGTTTGTTTTCAGGAGGGTGAGGAGATGA
- a CDS encoding hydrogenase subunit MbhD domain-containing protein translates to MIELHLLILAMVVSFGFVFSYLAMKEHDLLKALALSSVQSTFFALGFYILAAPDIVLAYLAIAVGAYTALVILAISKTERFEVGE, encoded by the coding sequence ATGATAGAGCTGCACCTGTTGATCCTTGCCATGGTGGTCTCGTTCGGCTTCGTCTTCAGCTACCTTGCGATGAAGGAACATGACCTGCTGAAGGCCCTCGCCCTGTCTTCAGTTCAATCAACCTTCTTTGCCCTTGGTTTCTACATCCTCGCCGCCCCGGATATAGTGCTGGCCTACCTGGCCATAGCGGTCGGGGCATACACCGCCCTCGTGATCCTTGCCATAAGCAAAACCGAACGTTTCGAGGTGGGAGAATGA
- a CDS encoding MnhB domain-containing protein codes for MTLKRDTAVALSFLLAFLVLSYAVVENDVMGLSKNPLRPLGEFYLSHAFAPGEMTSHSPEVVTAIVWNYRGFDTLFETFVFFLAIMGTLSILRLSGGQEDMVRDMERVEPHRHMDLIVQVITRLVLLMIVGISASIALHGHLTPGGGFQGGSAMAVASLLLFAVFSKFTLERRGLTLRHTLGAYAVGISIILLTVYAPLVLGGHFLQINLLPGELGLFDLDVGEYLAVSFGFLSVFLILGVSEWIFRRVLRGELR; via the coding sequence ATGACGTTGAAGAGGGACACCGCAGTTGCACTCTCCTTCCTGCTCGCTTTCCTCGTGTTGTCCTACGCGGTGGTCGAGAATGACGTCATGGGCCTCTCAAAGAACCCACTGCGCCCCCTGGGGGAGTTCTACCTGAGTCATGCCTTTGCCCCGGGTGAAATGACCTCCCATAGTCCCGAGGTGGTTACCGCCATAGTGTGGAACTACCGCGGCTTTGATACGCTGTTTGAGACCTTTGTGTTCTTCTTGGCCATAATGGGGACCCTCTCGATTCTAAGGCTTAGTGGGGGACAGGAGGATATGGTGAGGGACATGGAGCGGGTGGAGCCCCACAGGCACATGGATCTCATAGTCCAGGTGATAACCCGGCTCGTTCTCCTCATGATAGTAGGTATCTCTGCCTCGATAGCCCTTCACGGCCATCTCACCCCTGGCGGGGGATTCCAGGGCGGTTCGGCGATGGCCGTTGCCTCTCTTCTCCTGTTCGCGGTCTTCTCCAAGTTCACCCTTGAGAGGAGGGGGCTGACCCTTAGACACACCCTCGGTGCCTACGCCGTCGGGATATCTATAATACTCCTCACGGTCTATGCGCCTCTTGTCCTCGGCGGACATTTCCTCCAGATAAACCTCCTGCCGGGGGAGCTGGGTCTCTTCGATCTTGATGTTGGTGAATATCTGGCGGTTAGCTTTGGCTTCCTATCCGTCTTCCTTATCCTAGGTGTCTCCGAGTGGATATTCAGAAGGGTTCTCAGGGGGGAACTCAGATGA
- a CDS encoding sodium:proton antiporter, which translates to MSAGFLMFYSVLVLFGMMLLGIYGVVTRSNMVKKIIMLNIMGDAINMLFIIIGYRLVYPVFPPVYEGHIPFDEFLRTAVDPVPQALVLTAVVIGMAMNILLSTYAIQIYRLYGTIDVRDVANIRRGEE; encoded by the coding sequence ATGAGCGCGGGGTTTCTGATGTTCTATTCGGTCTTGGTCCTCTTTGGCATGATGCTCTTGGGGATCTACGGGGTGGTTACGAGGTCCAACATGGTGAAGAAGATAATCATGCTCAACATCATGGGGGACGCGATAAACATGCTCTTCATAATAATTGGCTACCGTCTCGTTTATCCGGTTTTTCCACCCGTGTACGAGGGACACATACCCTTCGATGAGTTCCTTAGAACTGCAGTGGATCCCGTCCCACAGGCGCTGGTCCTGACGGCGGTCGTCATAGGGATGGCGATGAACATCCTCCTCTCCACCTACGCCATTCAAATCTACCGTTTGTACGGCACCATCGATGTTAGGGATGTGGCCAACATCCGGAGGGGGGAAGAATGA
- a CDS encoding Na+/H+ antiporter subunit E → MRFSAGTFLLVFLTYIFYTGSATEYDVITGILVAFVVSLLVGRWVVEDDRKVFQPRRWLSAITFFLRYFVVEETRTHIDVAKRVFTLRTKPGIVRIPLDVKSDYARVLVANSITNTPGTIVVDITDDGRYLYVHWIDVSSLDEAEIKRNVVAYFEDYARRIFD, encoded by the coding sequence ATGAGGTTCTCCGCGGGCACGTTCCTGTTAGTCTTTCTCACCTACATCTTCTACACCGGTTCAGCCACTGAGTACGATGTTATCACAGGAATCCTCGTTGCGTTTGTGGTTTCCCTACTCGTGGGGCGCTGGGTGGTTGAGGACGACCGAAAGGTATTCCAGCCCCGCAGATGGTTGTCGGCGATAACCTTCTTCCTGCGCTACTTCGTGGTGGAGGAGACGAGGACCCACATTGACGTTGCCAAAAGGGTGTTTACCCTTCGGACAAAACCCGGCATAGTGAGGATTCCCCTGGATGTAAAGAGCGACTACGCGAGGGTTCTGGTCGCCAATTCAATAACCAACACGCCTGGAACGATAGTCGTTGACATAACCGACGACGGCAGGTACCTCTACGTCCATTGGATAGATGTGAGCAGCCTCGACGAGGCGGAGATCAAGAGAAACGTCGTCGCATACTTCGAGGACTACGCGAGGAGGATCTTTGACTGA
- a CDS encoding proton-conducting transporter membrane subunit: MQFGVIPVVPLTFAFFLPIAAILTGRRRWFINAYVLAATGLVMLSAALLAVEAYHSERPLVYSFGGWIAPVGIVFEVDRFSALLVLTTTVGFFLVAVYAVDYLSREHGIEYFFTGMLGLEAGVLGAFMTGDAFNLFVMLEVIGASAYSLVGFYRYRGQSIEGAFKYAISGALATSLYFLGLGFIYSSLGTLNMADISAQFHGVSFPLTVAVFGDPKLAVGIFFALTVAMVLVKSAVFPGHYWLPDAYEGAPVPVAALLSGFVEVVGIYVLARYLFTVFAGPPYYRDLSLVFLTLGAVSSFLGAFMMLVQRNLKRLIAYSTILHMGYLFMALGVMSRLALVAVTYHTINHAIAKTLLFFAAGSYIFATGTADIDELAGVGRSMPLTTAAFAVATLSLVGVPPLNVFFSKMLIFDALLQVSPLIASVVVITSAVAAWAYFRAMVTIWRGRTGAGHGTEKEEPLARRERPVFLLVMLILVLAVVLIGLLSPLLVDRFVLPAARQATNYGGYIRAVLELAKGVL, translated from the coding sequence ATGCAGTTTGGAGTGATCCCGGTTGTTCCACTGACGTTCGCTTTTTTCCTTCCCATAGCGGCGATCCTGACGGGTAGGAGGAGGTGGTTTATCAACGCCTACGTCCTCGCGGCAACGGGCCTTGTGATGCTGTCCGCTGCGCTTCTTGCGGTTGAGGCGTACCACTCCGAACGGCCTCTGGTCTACTCTTTCGGTGGCTGGATAGCACCCGTGGGAATAGTGTTTGAGGTTGACCGGTTCTCGGCACTCCTCGTTCTCACGACCACTGTAGGGTTCTTCCTGGTCGCGGTCTACGCGGTTGATTACCTTTCCCGCGAGCACGGGATCGAGTACTTCTTCACCGGGATGCTGGGACTTGAGGCCGGCGTCCTAGGGGCATTCATGACGGGTGACGCGTTCAATCTCTTCGTGATGCTGGAGGTCATAGGGGCCTCCGCGTATTCTCTCGTCGGCTTCTATCGCTACCGGGGCCAGTCCATTGAGGGTGCTTTCAAGTACGCTATAAGTGGGGCCCTGGCCACCAGCCTCTACTTCCTAGGTCTGGGTTTCATATACTCCTCCCTTGGAACCCTTAACATGGCCGATATCAGCGCTCAATTCCATGGTGTATCCTTTCCCCTGACGGTGGCGGTCTTTGGGGATCCTAAACTGGCCGTGGGGATTTTCTTCGCCCTCACCGTGGCGATGGTTCTCGTTAAGAGCGCCGTCTTTCCAGGCCACTACTGGCTCCCGGACGCGTACGAGGGGGCGCCCGTTCCAGTCGCGGCACTGCTGAGCGGCTTTGTGGAGGTTGTTGGGATATACGTGCTCGCGCGCTATCTCTTTACGGTTTTCGCGGGTCCTCCTTACTACAGGGACCTCTCGCTGGTCTTCCTCACACTTGGGGCCGTGAGCTCTTTCCTTGGAGCTTTCATGATGCTCGTCCAGCGGAACCTCAAACGGCTTATAGCGTATTCGACGATACTCCACATGGGTTACCTCTTCATGGCGCTTGGGGTTATGAGCCGGCTCGCACTGGTGGCCGTAACCTATCACACCATAAACCACGCGATAGCGAAGACCCTCCTCTTCTTCGCCGCCGGTTCCTACATCTTTGCCACTGGAACGGCCGATATAGATGAGCTCGCCGGTGTCGGGAGAAGTATGCCTCTCACGACGGCTGCATTCGCCGTGGCCACCCTGTCACTGGTTGGCGTTCCCCCCCTGAACGTCTTCTTCAGCAAGATGCTCATCTTCGACGCCCTCCTCCAGGTGAGTCCTCTGATAGCCTCTGTGGTTGTGATCACCAGTGCGGTGGCGGCGTGGGCGTACTTCAGGGCCATGGTAACCATCTGGAGGGGGAGGACCGGGGCCGGACACGGGACCGAAAAGGAAGAGCCCCTGGCCCGTCGTGAGCGGCCGGTCTTTCTTCTGGTCATGCTGATTCTGGTCCTTGCCGTGGTGCTCATCGGCCTGCTGTCCCCCCTGCTGGTGGACCGCTTCGTCCTTCCGGCCGCGCGCCAGGCCACGAACTACGGCGGTTATATAAGGGCAGTGCTCGAACTTGCAAAGGGGGTGCTCTGA
- the mobA gene encoding molybdenum cofactor guanylyltransferase MobA — translation MLGAVLAGGRARRFGEDKLLFRINGKPLILHTLEALKRAESIDEVVLVVSPNNAGRFESLGHRVIVDDLLVGPMSGVYTALHLGDAFVVAGDMPLLVPDFVDFLISEFRKSGRIACVPRWENGYLEPLHAVYSRSFVGILHELIKMGDYALNRAVREADPCYVPVESLPEEWRESFFNVNTREDLKKIRNLQ, via the coding sequence ATGCTTGGCGCAGTTTTGGCCGGAGGGAGGGCGAGGCGCTTCGGTGAGGACAAGCTCCTCTTCCGGATCAACGGGAAGCCGCTTATCCTGCACACACTTGAGGCCCTCAAGCGGGCTGAGTCCATCGATGAGGTCGTTCTGGTGGTCTCCCCAAATAACGCGGGGAGATTTGAGTCCCTTGGCCATCGCGTTATCGTGGACGACCTGCTCGTAGGTCCAATGAGCGGCGTCTACACCGCCCTGCACCTCGGTGACGCCTTCGTCGTTGCCGGCGATATGCCCCTGCTGGTTCCGGACTTCGTCGATTTTCTTATCTCCGAATTCAGGAAAAGTGGAAGAATTGCCTGCGTTCCCCGCTGGGAGAACGGTTACCTGGAGCCCCTCCACGCGGTCTATTCCCGGAGCTTCGTAGGTATTCTCCATGAACTGATAAAGATGGGGGACTATGCCCTGAACCGGGCGGTTCGCGAGGCAGACCCCTGCTACGTTCCTGTGGAGTCCCTGCCGGAGGAGTGGAGGGAAAGCTTCTTCAACGTGAACACGAGGGAGGACTTGAAGAAGATTCGGAACCTTCAATAG
- a CDS encoding hydrogenase 3 maturation endopeptidase HyCI, producing MKMEELINSSQNAKRVVICGIGNDMRGDDAFGVLVAERLKELVKSSNVLILNCGEVPENYTGKIREFKPDLVVFVDAVDFGGEIGEYVIADPEGTLGEAVSTHGLPLKFITRFMKTMINADFILIGSQPASTALFEEPSEVIRERAEELAELLVGILKNPIEGSESSSSPPSCSR from the coding sequence ATGAAAATGGAAGAACTCATAAATAGCTCCCAGAACGCGAAGAGGGTCGTCATCTGCGGCATCGGAAACGACATGAGGGGGGACGATGCGTTCGGCGTCCTCGTTGCCGAGAGGCTGAAGGAACTGGTGAAGAGCTCAAACGTTCTCATTCTCAACTGCGGTGAGGTGCCCGAGAATTACACCGGCAAGATAAGGGAATTTAAGCCGGACTTGGTGGTGTTCGTTGACGCCGTTGACTTTGGTGGCGAAATCGGGGAGTACGTAATAGCTGACCCAGAGGGGACCCTTGGTGAGGCCGTCTCGACACACGGTTTGCCATTAAAATTCATCACCCGGTTCATGAAGACGATGATTAACGCGGATTTCATCCTGATAGGCTCGCAGCCGGCCTCTACCGCCCTCTTCGAGGAGCCAAGCGAGGTAATAAGAGAGCGTGCGGAGGAGCTGGCCGAGTTGCTGGTCGGAATTCTAAAGAACCCTATTGAAGGTTCCGAATCTTCTTCAAGTCCTCCCTCGTGTTCACGTTGA
- a CDS encoding Mrp/NBP35 family ATP-binding protein — protein sequence MTGIDPRVSAIEARLENVKRIIPVVSGKGGVGKSLVSTTLALTLAEKGYRVGLLDLDFHGASDHVILGFEPKEFPEEDRGVVPPIVHGIKFMSIVHYTENRPTPLRGKEISDALIELLTITRWDELDHLVIDMPPGFGDQLLDVLRFLKRGEFLVVATPSKLSLNVVEKLIQLLKEEKHRVLGVVENMKLHDEEDVKKLAGRYNAEYLAGIPFYPDLDSKVGNVEELMKTEFAEMVRRLAERV from the coding sequence ATGACCGGCATAGACCCGCGCGTTTCTGCCATAGAAGCGAGGCTTGAGAACGTCAAGCGTATAATACCGGTCGTAAGCGGAAAGGGCGGCGTCGGCAAGTCACTCGTCTCGACGACCCTCGCCCTGACCCTCGCAGAGAAAGGCTACAGGGTCGGCCTGCTCGACCTCGACTTCCACGGGGCCAGCGACCACGTCATCCTCGGCTTCGAGCCGAAGGAGTTCCCGGAGGAGGACAGAGGGGTAGTTCCTCCGATCGTCCACGGGATAAAGTTCATGAGCATTGTTCACTACACCGAAAACAGACCCACACCGCTCCGCGGGAAGGAAATCAGCGACGCGCTCATCGAGCTCCTGACGATAACAAGATGGGACGAGCTGGACCACCTCGTCATCGATATGCCGCCCGGCTTCGGCGACCAGCTCCTCGACGTTCTGAGGTTTCTCAAGCGTGGTGAGTTCCTCGTCGTTGCAACCCCATCAAAACTCTCCCTGAACGTCGTGGAAAAGCTCATCCAGCTCCTCAAAGAAGAGAAGCACCGCGTTCTCGGTGTCGTTGAGAACATGAAGTTGCACGACGAAGAAGACGTGAAGAAGCTGGCCGGGCGCTACAACGCTGAGTACCTTGCAGGAATCCCGTTCTACCCCGACCTCGACTCGAAGGTCGGAAACGTCGAGGAGCTCATGAAGACCGAGTTCGCCGAGATGGTTAGGAGGCTCGCGGAGAGGGTTTGA
- the hypA gene encoding hydrogenase nickel incorporation protein HypA, with translation MHEWALADAIVRTALDYAEREGASRIKRIDVVLGELQDVAEDIVKFAMEQLLAGTIGEGAGVEFIEEEAVFRCRNCGHEWKLKEVRESFDDRIKEDIHFIPEVVHSFLACPKCGSHDFEVVKGRGVYISGILIEKGDGA, from the coding sequence ATGCATGAATGGGCCCTTGCCGATGCAATAGTCAGGACCGCCCTCGATTATGCTGAGAGGGAGGGGGCAAGCAGAATCAAGAGAATAGACGTGGTTCTCGGGGAGCTGCAGGACGTTGCCGAGGACATCGTGAAGTTCGCAATGGAGCAACTCCTGGCCGGGACCATTGGAGAAGGCGCGGGGGTGGAGTTCATTGAGGAAGAGGCAGTCTTCAGGTGCAGGAACTGTGGCCACGAATGGAAGCTCAAGGAGGTCAGGGAGAGCTTCGACGACCGCATAAAGGAGGACATTCACTTCATTCCAGAGGTGGTGCACTCTTTCCTCGCCTGCCCGAAGTGCGGAAGCCACGACTTCGAGGTCGTGAAGGGCAGGGGAGTGTACATAAGCGGGATACTGATTGAGAAGGGTGATGGGGCATGA
- a CDS encoding cytochrome c biogenesis CcdA family protein, whose amino-acid sequence MDPMKVVHSTESRYLLLILLLSFGISSGVLYALGIGYFIPQFLALALSDSINPCTFVVYTMFLVALSVKGLERRKLYMVGVAFITAVYVSYYTLGLGLTVIAGRVPVRWAGYFAVLFGLYTIGTGIMERSRIGDKKELRRRVFSSETTVIGALILGLTVSTTLLPCSAGPYIVYSTIISHSSRLMMFLLLALYNLIFVLPLTVILLAMGGLQESKKFSRAMVRHSAELSVVAGVLLVLIGLWILGLLPL is encoded by the coding sequence ATGGATCCAATGAAGGTGGTTCACAGCACCGAATCCAGATACCTTCTCCTGATACTGCTCCTCTCATTCGGCATAAGCTCGGGAGTTCTCTACGCACTCGGCATCGGGTACTTCATTCCACAGTTCTTGGCCTTGGCCTTGAGTGATTCGATAAATCCGTGCACCTTCGTGGTTTACACGATGTTCCTAGTGGCCCTCTCAGTCAAGGGACTTGAGCGGAGGAAGCTGTACATGGTGGGTGTGGCGTTCATAACGGCGGTCTACGTCTCCTACTACACCCTCGGCCTCGGCCTAACCGTGATAGCCGGAAGGGTCCCTGTGAGGTGGGCAGGCTACTTCGCGGTGCTCTTCGGTCTGTACACGATTGGCACGGGCATCATGGAACGCTCCAGGATAGGGGACAAGAAGGAGCTGAGGAGGAGGGTGTTCTCCAGCGAGACCACCGTGATCGGTGCCCTCATCCTCGGCCTCACCGTCTCGACGACGCTGCTCCCCTGTTCGGCTGGCCCCTACATCGTCTACTCGACCATAATCTCCCATAGTTCCCGGCTGATGATGTTCCTCCTCCTGGCCCTCTACAACCTCATCTTCGTCCTTCCCCTGACTGTTATCCTGCTAGCCATGGGAGGCCTCCAGGAGAGTAAAAAATTCTCCAGAGCCATGGTCAGGCACTCCGCCGAACTGTCCGTTGTCGCAGGGGTCCTCCTAGTACTGATCGGCCTCTGGATACTCGGTCTGCTCCCCCTATAG
- the nikR gene encoding nickel-responsive transcriptional regulator NikR: MRITRFGVSIPDNLLEKFNKIIEERGYTNRSEAIRDLIRDFIVRYEWETGDADVAGTITMVYNHDEADVVKELLDLQHDYLSEIVSSIHVHMDRHNCLEVVIVKGKAKRIKEIADRLLSLKGVKHGKLVMTTTGKELL, from the coding sequence ATGAGAATTACCCGATTTGGAGTTTCGATCCCGGACAACCTGCTTGAGAAGTTCAACAAGATCATCGAGGAGAGGGGTTACACGAACAGGAGTGAGGCCATAAGGGATCTGATACGGGATTTCATAGTGCGCTATGAGTGGGAAACTGGAGACGCGGACGTCGCCGGGACCATCACGATGGTGTACAACCACGACGAGGCCGACGTTGTCAAGGAGCTCCTGGATCTGCAGCACGACTACCTGAGCGAGATAGTCTCGAGCATCCACGTTCACATGGACCGGCACAACTGCCTTGAGGTCGTTATAGTCAAGGGCAAGGCGAAACGAATAAAGGAGATAGCCGACAGGCTCTTGAGTCTCAAGGGCGTCAAGCATGGCAAGCTCGTAATGACGACGACGGGGAAGGAGCTTCTTTAG